One region of Cloacibacillus sp. An23 genomic DNA includes:
- a CDS encoding DUF3798 domain-containing protein, which yields MKRTSALILALAATLVMTAAAFAEAPFHIGIATLTVSQAEDTYRGAERMIKEYGDVADGGMIQHVTMPDNFMSEMETTISQIVGLADDPKMKVIVVDDAIPGTTEAFRRVKEKRKDILCFAGQPQEDPGVISSVADLSVSVDFISRGYLMIDTAKKLGAKKFVHISFPRHMSYETLARRRAIMEQACKDLGLEFIFETAPDPTSDVGVAGAQQFVLEKTPAWIDKYGKETAFFCTNDAQTEPLLKQIAKYGGIFVEPDLPSPLMGYPGALGIDLKDESGDFPAIMKKVEQAVIDAGGAGRMGTWSYSFGWSTVCALAEYGKRIVEGDAKLYRLKDLWACYDKYTPGAQWMGSEYFDVATQVKMRNFLLVYQDTYIFGKGYMGITNVQVPEKYMTIK from the coding sequence ATGAAAAGAACCAGCGCATTGATTCTTGCATTGGCGGCGACGCTCGTCATGACGGCCGCCGCGTTCGCGGAAGCTCCGTTCCACATCGGCATCGCCACGCTCACCGTCTCGCAGGCTGAAGACACCTACCGCGGCGCAGAGCGCATGATCAAGGAATACGGCGACGTAGCCGACGGCGGGATGATCCAGCACGTCACGATGCCGGACAACTTCATGTCCGAGATGGAGACGACCATATCGCAGATAGTCGGCCTCGCCGACGACCCCAAGATGAAGGTCATCGTAGTCGATGACGCCATCCCCGGCACGACGGAAGCCTTCCGCCGCGTCAAGGAAAAGAGGAAGGACATTCTCTGCTTTGCGGGACAGCCGCAGGAGGATCCCGGCGTCATATCGAGCGTCGCAGACCTCTCAGTCAGCGTGGACTTCATCTCGCGCGGCTACCTTATGATAGACACCGCGAAGAAGCTCGGCGCGAAGAAATTCGTCCACATTTCCTTCCCGCGCCACATGAGCTATGAGACCCTCGCGCGCCGCCGCGCGATAATGGAACAGGCCTGCAAAGACCTCGGCCTCGAATTCATCTTCGAGACGGCCCCGGACCCGACGAGCGACGTCGGCGTAGCGGGCGCGCAGCAGTTCGTACTCGAAAAGACCCCGGCTTGGATAGACAAGTACGGCAAGGAAACGGCCTTCTTCTGCACCAACGACGCTCAGACCGAGCCTCTTCTCAAGCAGATAGCGAAATACGGCGGAATCTTCGTTGAACCCGACCTTCCGTCGCCCCTCATGGGCTACCCCGGAGCTCTCGGCATCGACCTTAAAGACGAGTCGGGCGACTTCCCGGCGATAATGAAGAAGGTCGAGCAGGCCGTCATAGACGCCGGAGGAGCCGGAAGGATGGGGACGTGGAGCTACTCCTTCGGATGGAGCACCGTCTGCGCGCTGGCCGAATACGGCAAGCGCATAGTCGAGGGCGACGCGAAGCTCTACCGCCTGAAGGACCTCTGGGCCTGCTACGACAAGTACACGCCCGGCGCGCAGTGGATGGGCTCCGAGTACTTCGACGTGGCGACGCAGGTCAAGATGCGCAACTTCCTGCTCGTCTACCAGGACACCTACATCTTCGGCAAGGGCTACATGGGCATCACCAACGTCCAGGTCCCTGAGAAATATATGACGATAAAGTAA
- a CDS encoding Xaa-Pro peptidase family protein: MIRKERVARLAEELRRRGLDAVYIGPSTDLEYISGLDTHPDERVRGLMVAKDGRCFAMTPLLYREEMVKAFGDVPFYAEWDDHEGFTGAFRRGCEHLGIVGGKIAFNDGVRAVDMLAVRDTMPLEMVNGFDILTGQRSRKDDEELEIMRESSRIVDNVVAKLQKFIKPGMKERDVAKKIAEFFEEDGVTQMSFSPIVASGPNGSMPHYSGGGRVIEENDIMILDLGGRWKSYCSDTTRTFFTGTPTQEMRDIYEIVRKAQAAGEAAVQPGATGQDVDRAARQVIIDAGYGKYFFNRVGHGVGVAVHEGPYMIEGNTVPLEPGNVFSVEPGIYIPGKFGVRIENLVAVRKDGTGEALNHFTRDITICGE; this comes from the coding sequence ATGATAAGAAAAGAAAGGGTCGCGCGCCTCGCGGAAGAGCTTCGCAGGAGGGGGCTTGACGCCGTTTATATCGGGCCGTCTACTGACCTTGAATATATCAGCGGGCTCGACACCCATCCAGACGAGCGTGTGCGCGGCCTCATGGTCGCGAAGGACGGGCGCTGCTTCGCAATGACGCCGCTGCTTTACCGCGAGGAGATGGTCAAGGCGTTCGGAGACGTGCCTTTCTACGCCGAGTGGGACGACCACGAGGGCTTCACAGGGGCCTTCCGCCGCGGCTGCGAGCACCTCGGCATAGTCGGTGGAAAGATTGCTTTCAACGACGGCGTGCGCGCCGTGGATATGCTCGCGGTGCGCGACACGATGCCGCTCGAGATGGTCAACGGCTTCGACATCCTCACGGGCCAGCGCTCGCGCAAAGACGACGAGGAGCTCGAGATAATGCGCGAGTCGTCGCGTATCGTCGATAATGTGGTCGCAAAGCTCCAGAAATTCATAAAGCCAGGCATGAAGGAGCGCGACGTGGCGAAGAAGATAGCCGAGTTCTTCGAGGAGGACGGCGTGACGCAGATGTCCTTCAGTCCGATAGTCGCGAGCGGCCCCAACGGCTCCATGCCGCACTACTCCGGCGGCGGCCGCGTGATAGAAGAGAACGATATAATGATCCTCGACCTAGGCGGACGCTGGAAGAGCTACTGCTCCGACACGACGCGCACATTCTTCACCGGCACGCCGACGCAGGAGATGCGCGACATCTACGAAATAGTACGTAAAGCGCAGGCGGCCGGCGAAGCGGCGGTGCAGCCCGGCGCGACCGGGCAGGACGTCGACCGCGCCGCGCGCCAGGTCATAATAGATGCGGGCTACGGCAAATATTTCTTCAACCGCGTGGGCCACGGAGTAGGCGTCGCGGTACACGAGGGGCCGTACATGATAGAGGGCAACACCGTGCCGCTCGAACCGGGCAACGTATTCAGCGTCGAGCCTGGCATCTACATCCCAGGAAAGTTCGGCGTCCGCATCGAGAACCTCGTCGCCGTCAGAAAGGACGGGACCGGCGAGGCGCTGAACCACTTCACGCGCGACATAACGATCTGCGGCGAATAA
- a CDS encoding DUF3798 domain-containing protein: protein MKKAALMLAVAMLAFCFCAPAMADAPFHIGIVTGTVSQSEDDLRGAELMIQKYGDVADGGMIQHLTYPDNFMSEMETTISQIAGLADDPKMKVIVVNQAIPGTAEAFRRVKEKRQDILCFAGEAHEDPNVITSVADMAVNADFVSRGYLIIDTAKKLGCKTFVHISFPRHMSYETLGRRRAIMEQACKDLGIQFVFETAPDPTSDVGVAGAQQFILEKTPAWVSKYGKNTAFFCTNDAHTEPLLKQLAKHGGYFIEADLPSPLMGYPGAFGIDLTKEAGDWPTILKKVEQAVCDAGAKGRMGTWAYSYGYTNSAALAEFGKRIVEGKAKLNSKKDLLACYEEYTPGTKWNGNYYTDLGTGVTKRNLMLVYEDTYILGKGYMGTTSIEVPEKYMKIKFSGN, encoded by the coding sequence ATGAAAAAGGCAGCGTTGATGCTGGCCGTCGCTATGCTGGCGTTCTGCTTCTGCGCCCCGGCTATGGCCGACGCCCCGTTCCACATCGGGATAGTCACAGGCACGGTCTCGCAGAGCGAGGACGACCTCCGCGGCGCGGAGCTCATGATCCAGAAGTACGGCGACGTCGCCGACGGCGGAATGATCCAGCACCTAACCTACCCCGACAACTTCATGTCAGAGATGGAGACGACCATCTCGCAGATAGCGGGTCTCGCCGACGACCCGAAGATGAAGGTCATCGTCGTCAACCAGGCAATCCCGGGAACGGCCGAAGCTTTCCGCCGCGTCAAGGAGAAGAGGCAGGACATCCTCTGCTTCGCCGGTGAAGCCCACGAAGACCCGAACGTCATCACCTCCGTCGCGGATATGGCGGTAAACGCCGACTTCGTATCGCGCGGCTACCTCATTATCGACACCGCGAAGAAACTCGGCTGCAAGACATTCGTCCACATTTCCTTCCCGCGCCACATGAGCTATGAGACTCTCGGACGCCGCCGCGCGATAATGGAGCAGGCCTGCAAGGACCTCGGCATCCAGTTCGTCTTCGAGACGGCTCCGGACCCGACGAGCGACGTCGGCGTAGCGGGCGCGCAGCAGTTCATCCTTGAAAAGACTCCCGCGTGGGTCAGCAAGTACGGCAAGAACACTGCGTTCTTCTGCACCAACGACGCGCACACCGAGCCGCTTCTCAAGCAGCTCGCGAAGCACGGCGGATACTTCATCGAAGCCGACCTTCCCTCGCCGCTCATGGGCTACCCGGGAGCGTTCGGCATCGACCTCACCAAGGAAGCCGGAGACTGGCCGACGATACTCAAGAAGGTCGAGCAGGCCGTCTGCGACGCGGGAGCGAAGGGCCGCATGGGCACCTGGGCCTACTCCTACGGCTACACCAACAGCGCCGCTCTCGCCGAGTTCGGCAAGCGCATAGTCGAGGGCAAGGCGAAGCTCAACAGCAAGAAGGACCTCCTCGCCTGCTACGAAGAGTACACGCCAGGCACGAAGTGGAACGGAAACTACTACACCGACCTCGGCACCGGCGTGACGAAGCGCAACCTCATGCTCGTCTACGAGGACACCTATATCCTTGGCAAAGGCTACATGGGAACGACGAGCATAGAAGTCCCCGAGAAGTACATGAAGATCAAATTCAGCGGAAATTAA
- a CDS encoding DUF3798 domain-containing protein, giving the protein MKKAALLLAAVMLAFCFCAPAMADAPFHIGIVTGTVSQSEDDLRGAELMLQKYGDVSNGGMIQHLTYPDNFMSEMETTISQIAGLADDPKMKVIVVNQAIPGTAEAFRRVKEKRPDVLCFAGEPHEDPNVIASVADMSTHTDFVNRGYLIIHTAKQLGCKTFVHISFPRHMSYETLGRRAAIMEQACKDLGIQFVFETAPDPTSDVGTAGAQQFILEKTPAWVSKYGKDTAFFCTNDAHTEPLLKQLAKYGGYFIEADLPSPLMGYPGAFGIDLKDEAGDFPAIMKKVEQAVIDAGAKGRMGTWAYSYGYTNSAALAEFGKRIVEGKAKLNSKKDLMDAFNSYTPGATWNGAAYTDVGTGVTMRNYMMIYEDTYIFGKGYMNATEVQVPEKYQTIKFSGN; this is encoded by the coding sequence ATGAAAAAGGCAGCGTTACTGTTGGCGGCCGTCATGCTGGCGTTCTGCTTCTGCGCCCCGGCTATGGCCGACGCCCCGTTCCACATCGGGATAGTCACAGGCACGGTCTCGCAGAGCGAGGACGACCTTCGCGGCGCGGAGCTCATGCTCCAGAAGTACGGCGACGTGTCGAACGGCGGAATGATCCAGCACCTCACCTACCCGGACAACTTCATGTCCGAGATGGAGACGACCATCTCGCAGATAGCGGGGCTCGCCGACGACCCGAAGATGAAGGTCATCGTCGTCAACCAGGCCATCCCGGGAACGGCCGAGGCCTTCCGCCGCGTCAAGGAGAAGAGGCCGGACGTCCTCTGCTTCGCCGGAGAGCCGCACGAGGACCCGAACGTCATCGCCTCGGTAGCGGATATGTCCACACATACGGACTTCGTCAACCGCGGCTACCTCATCATCCACACGGCGAAACAGCTCGGCTGCAAGACATTCGTCCACATCTCCTTCCCGCGCCACATGAGCTATGAGACGCTCGGACGCCGCGCCGCGATAATGGAGCAGGCCTGCAAGGACCTCGGCATCCAGTTCGTCTTCGAGACGGCCCCGGACCCGACGAGCGACGTGGGCACCGCCGGAGCGCAGCAGTTCATCCTTGAAAAGACCCCTGCGTGGGTCAGCAAGTACGGCAAGGACACGGCGTTCTTCTGCACCAACGACGCGCACACCGAGCCTCTTCTCAAGCAGCTTGCGAAGTACGGCGGATATTTCATCGAGGCCGACCTTCCCTCGCCGCTCATGGGCTACCCCGGAGCGTTCGGCATCGACCTTAAGGACGAGGCCGGAGACTTCCCCGCGATAATGAAGAAGGTCGAGCAGGCCGTCATAGACGCGGGAGCGAAAGGGCGCATGGGCACCTGGGCTTACTCGTACGGCTACACGAACAGCGCCGCTCTCGCAGAGTTCGGCAAACGCATAGTCGAGGGCAAGGCGAAGCTCAACAGCAAGAAGGACCTCATGGACGCATTCAACTCCTACACGCCCGGCGCGACGTGGAACGGAGCCGCCTACACCGACGTCGGCACAGGCGTGACGATGAGAAATTACATGATGATCTACGAGGACACCTACATCTTCGGCAAGGGCTACATGAACGCGACGGAAGTACAGGTGCCGGAGAAATACCAGACCATCAAATTCAGCGGAAATTAA
- the speD gene encoding adenosylmethionine decarboxylase, translating into MNEKIQLYGFNNLTKTLSFNIYDICYAKTEREKKDYIAYIDEQYNSERLTNILCGVTDIIGACVLNISKQDYDPQGASVTILISEETVPPEQIDETCNGGYWAKKINDERETVVAHLDKSHVTVHTYPEFHPNNDISSFRVDIDVSTCGKISPLNALNFLIGQFDSDVLALDYRIRGFTRDVNGKKYYKDHDINSIQNFIDEQTLARYDAIDVNVYQSNIFHTKMMLKEIRLADYLFNIDPRELPPQERLSIKDRITKEMLEIYYGMNMY; encoded by the coding sequence TTGAACGAGAAGATCCAGCTTTATGGCTTCAACAACCTGACTAAGACTCTTAGTTTCAACATCTACGACATATGCTACGCAAAGACGGAGCGCGAGAAGAAGGATTATATCGCCTACATCGACGAGCAATATAATTCCGAACGATTGACGAACATTCTGTGCGGCGTCACGGACATCATCGGAGCGTGCGTGCTCAACATATCGAAGCAGGACTACGACCCTCAGGGCGCGAGCGTCACGATCCTCATATCTGAGGAGACCGTCCCCCCGGAGCAGATCGACGAAACCTGCAACGGCGGATACTGGGCAAAGAAGATAAACGACGAACGCGAGACGGTCGTCGCGCATCTCGACAAAAGCCACGTGACCGTGCATACCTACCCTGAATTCCATCCGAACAACGACATCAGCTCTTTCCGCGTCGACATCGACGTATCGACCTGCGGCAAAATATCGCCGCTCAACGCGCTCAACTTCCTCATCGGACAATTCGACTCTGACGTGCTCGCGCTCGACTACCGCATCCGCGGCTTCACGCGCGACGTGAACGGGAAGAAATATTATAAAGACCACGACATAAACTCTATACAGAATTTTATCGACGAACAGACGCTCGCACGCTACGACGCGATAGACGTCAACGTCTATCAGTCGAACATCTTCCATACGAAGATGATGCTGAAGGAGATACGCCTCGCGGACTATCTCTTCAACATCGACCCGCGCGAGCTCCCGCCGCAGGAGCGCCTTTCGATAAAGGACCGAATAACGAAAGAGATGCTCGAAATCTACTACGGCATGAACATGTACTAG
- a CDS encoding aminotransferase class I/II-fold pyridoxal phosphate-dependent enzyme: MSETTYRLDQRRAPLYEALAEYRRSRVVPFDVPGHKQGRGTPELTRFLGRECLSVDVNSMKPLDNLSHPTSVIKEAEELAADAFGAGAAFLIVGGTTAAVQAMVMSVCKAGDSMIIPRNVHKSAINAMILCGVTPVYVDPGIHPELGISLGMRAEDVEAAIKAHPEAKAVFVNNPTYYGICTDIRRITEAAHAAGMAVLADEAHGTHFYFGEGMPLPAMAAGADMSAVSMHKTGGSLTQSSLLLMRRGRVNADYVRTIIGLTQTTSASYLLMSSLDIARKALATEGRETFRRVVSLAEYARGEINKIGGYYAFSREIIDGGAVYDFDVTKLSVNTLKTGLAGVEVYDLLRDDYGIQIEFGDMGNMLAIVSVGDNHYAIERLVAALSEIKRLHGKEGLKLLDHEYITPVVRMTPRDAFYAPSEPVPVRESLGRITAESVMCYPPGIPILSPGEEVTPEALEYILYAKEKGCLVMGPQDMNLDNLYVVK; the protein is encoded by the coding sequence ATGTCAGAAACGACGTACCGTCTCGACCAGCGGCGCGCGCCGCTGTACGAAGCGCTCGCGGAGTACCGCAGGAGCCGCGTCGTCCCGTTCGACGTGCCGGGGCACAAGCAGGGGCGCGGCACGCCGGAGCTGACGCGCTTCCTCGGCAGGGAGTGCCTCTCTGTCGATGTGAACTCCATGAAGCCGCTCGACAACCTGAGCCATCCGACCTCGGTTATTAAAGAGGCGGAGGAGCTCGCCGCAGACGCCTTCGGAGCCGGCGCCGCCTTCCTCATAGTCGGAGGCACGACGGCGGCGGTGCAGGCTATGGTGATGTCCGTCTGCAAGGCCGGCGACTCTATGATAATTCCGCGCAACGTCCACAAGTCGGCGATAAACGCAATGATTCTGTGCGGGGTCACTCCGGTCTACGTAGACCCCGGCATACACCCGGAGCTCGGGATATCGCTCGGGATGCGCGCGGAGGACGTGGAAGCCGCGATAAAGGCGCACCCCGAGGCGAAGGCCGTATTCGTCAACAACCCTACATACTACGGGATATGCACAGACATCCGGCGCATAACCGAAGCGGCGCACGCGGCCGGCATGGCCGTGCTCGCCGACGAGGCGCACGGCACGCATTTCTACTTCGGCGAGGGGATGCCGCTTCCCGCGATGGCGGCGGGCGCGGATATGAGCGCCGTCAGCATGCACAAGACCGGCGGCTCCCTTACGCAGAGCTCGCTGCTGCTCATGCGCCGCGGCCGCGTCAACGCGGACTACGTGCGGACGATAATCGGACTGACTCAGACGACGAGCGCATCATACCTGCTCATGAGCTCGCTCGACATCGCGCGCAAGGCGCTCGCGACGGAGGGGCGCGAGACCTTCCGCCGCGTCGTCTCGCTCGCGGAGTACGCGCGCGGGGAAATAAACAAAATCGGCGGCTATTACGCCTTCTCGCGCGAGATTATCGACGGCGGCGCGGTCTACGACTTCGACGTGACGAAGCTCTCCGTCAACACGCTTAAGACGGGGCTCGCGGGCGTGGAGGTCTACGACCTTCTGCGCGACGACTACGGCATACAGATAGAGTTCGGCGACATGGGCAACATGCTCGCTATAGTCTCGGTCGGCGACAACCATTACGCGATAGAGCGGCTCGTCGCGGCGCTTTCGGAAATCAAGCGGCTGCACGGCAAAGAGGGTCTGAAGCTGCTCGACCACGAATACATCACGCCGGTCGTGCGCATGACGCCGCGCGACGCCTTTTACGCACCGAGCGAACCGGTGCCGGTGCGCGAAAGCCTCGGCAGGATAACGGCGGAATCCGTCATGTGCTATCCGCCGGGAATCCCGATACTCTCCCCGGGCGAAGAGGTCACGCCCGAGGCGCTGGAGTACATACTGTACGCGAAGGAAAAGGGCTGCCTCGTCATGGGGCCGCAGGACATGAATCTCGACAATCTATACGTTGTGAAATAG
- the speE gene encoding polyamine aminopropyltransferase, with the protein MELWYTEEHTPSTRFSIKVKKQLFSEKSPFQQIDVFDSEEFGRFFTLDGLMMLTEKDEFIYHDMIVHVPMATNPNIKRVLVIGGGDGGTVRELTRYKTVEKIDMVDIDELVVKTCMKLLPFTACELDDPRVTLHFEDGLKFVRTVEEKYDLIIVDSTDPFGPGEGLFTKEFYGNCFKALGDDGILVNQHENPYYESYSAAMKRAHQRIEDFFPICRVYQAHIPTYPSGHWLFGFASKKYDPVKDLDAAAWNALGIETKYYNTDLHAGCFMLPTYVKKALALKD; encoded by the coding sequence ATGGAGCTTTGGTACACGGAGGAGCATACGCCCTCGACGCGCTTTTCGATAAAGGTAAAGAAGCAGCTCTTCAGCGAGAAGAGCCCCTTCCAGCAGATAGACGTCTTCGACTCCGAGGAGTTCGGACGCTTCTTCACGCTCGACGGCCTCATGATGCTGACCGAGAAGGACGAATTCATCTACCACGACATGATAGTCCACGTGCCGATGGCGACGAACCCGAATATAAAGCGCGTGCTCGTCATAGGCGGCGGCGACGGCGGCACCGTGCGCGAGCTGACGCGCTACAAGACCGTCGAAAAGATAGACATGGTGGACATCGACGAGCTGGTCGTAAAGACCTGCATGAAGCTGCTGCCCTTCACGGCGTGCGAGCTCGACGACCCGCGCGTGACGCTGCATTTCGAAGACGGTCTGAAGTTCGTCCGCACGGTGGAAGAGAAATACGACCTCATCATCGTCGATTCGACCGACCCGTTCGGCCCCGGCGAAGGGCTCTTCACGAAGGAGTTCTACGGCAACTGCTTCAAGGCGCTCGGCGACGACGGCATACTCGTCAACCAGCACGAGAATCCCTACTACGAATCATACTCCGCGGCGATGAAGCGCGCGCACCAGCGCATCGAGGACTTCTTCCCGATATGCCGCGTCTATCAGGCGCATATCCCGACCTATCCGTCGGGCCACTGGCTCTTCGGCTTCGCCTCGAAGAAATACGACCCCGTCAAAGACCTCGACGCGGCGGCGTGGAACGCGCTCGGCATCGAGACGAAATACTACAACACCGACCTGCACGCCGGCTGCTTCATGCTGCCGACCTACGTCAAAAAGGCGCTGGCGCTGAAAGACTAG
- the speB gene encoding agmatinase, with translation MKSSIQGFINCESEWNEARAVIFGAPFDSTTSFRPGARFGPAAMRSESFGIETYSPYQDKDLEDLKVFDAGDLELPFGNAAAALDEIENAADEILSAGKTPVMLGGEHLVTLGAVRAAAKKYPELRIVHFDAHADLREDYLGEKLSHASVIRRCWDILGDGRIFQFAIRSGSREEMYWGREHTTMEKFHAATINEAVRAIGGAPVYVTLDLDAVDPSEFPGTGTPEAGGLRFTELLSALLALRGLNVAAFDLCELSPHYDHSGASTALACKTLREMLLAYCG, from the coding sequence ATGAAAAGCTCGATACAGGGCTTCATAAACTGCGAAAGCGAGTGGAACGAGGCGCGCGCCGTGATATTCGGCGCGCCGTTCGACTCGACGACCTCCTTCCGCCCCGGCGCGCGATTCGGCCCGGCGGCGATGCGATCAGAATCATTCGGCATCGAGACCTACAGCCCCTATCAGGACAAGGACCTCGAGGACTTAAAAGTTTTCGACGCCGGCGACCTGGAGCTGCCATTCGGCAACGCGGCCGCCGCGCTCGACGAGATAGAGAACGCCGCGGACGAGATACTGAGCGCGGGAAAGACGCCCGTCATGCTCGGCGGCGAGCATCTGGTCACGCTCGGCGCCGTGCGCGCGGCGGCGAAGAAATACCCGGAGCTGCGCATCGTCCACTTCGACGCGCACGCCGACCTGCGCGAAGACTACCTCGGCGAAAAGCTCTCTCACGCATCGGTAATCCGCCGCTGCTGGGACATATTGGGCGACGGCAGGATATTCCAATTCGCGATACGCTCCGGCAGCCGCGAAGAAATGTATTGGGGCCGCGAACATACGACGATGGAGAAATTCCACGCTGCTACGATAAACGAAGCCGTCCGCGCGATAGGAGGCGCGCCGGTATACGTGACGCTCGACCTCGACGCGGTAGACCCGTCGGAATTTCCCGGCACCGGCACGCCGGAGGCCGGCGGCCTTCGCTTCACGGAGCTTCTCTCGGCTCTGCTCGCGCTGCGCGGCCTTAACGTCGCAGCATTCGACCTCTGCGAGCTGTCGCCGCACTACGACCACTCCGGAGCCTCCACGGCTCTGGCCTGCAAGACGCTGCGCGAGATGCTGCTGGCCTACTGCGGATAA
- a CDS encoding MFS transporter, with product MKTPYTKQILIYILIFFSITFTSASMESGYYFLIPFLEAAGAEVGTLGGLVMGACYGVSLVLRPLVPFFERLAGKERVIRAGYFCFFISACGIALFARTAEGVILCRAIAGVGMGVVTIILQSYEYQLLPAGVRGRCVSLITVAYSLPALIVVPPMEYLIRSGHYNMYAATFPFIAALGLYTVMKLPKTGGSAAPAKSAPEEKVSYLWLLRSPQVLFFALSAALFAFTDAGQLRFVQLAGERGPAASYFFSVSACTAMIFRLSCGKLVDKLPRKVCAPASTLLTAGMMFAAAFASSPRAFMLCGFIFGLGMGFGYPAFMCLTLDIGGRRSAVTTLAVVFGFIYSLQSFVCPIFLQQVINIAGSVTWAYRAMYGTVILLAAVIVYFSPRVYRDL from the coding sequence ATGAAAACGCCGTATACGAAACAGATACTTATCTACATTCTGATATTTTTCAGCATAACCTTCACAAGCGCTTCGATGGAGAGCGGCTACTACTTCCTCATACCGTTCCTCGAGGCCGCCGGCGCGGAGGTCGGGACGCTGGGCGGCCTCGTGATGGGGGCCTGCTACGGCGTTTCGCTCGTTCTGCGTCCGCTCGTGCCGTTCTTTGAGCGGCTAGCCGGCAAGGAAAGGGTCATACGGGCGGGGTATTTCTGCTTCTTCATCAGCGCCTGCGGCATCGCGCTCTTCGCGCGCACGGCGGAGGGAGTCATTCTGTGCCGCGCGATAGCCGGCGTCGGGATGGGCGTCGTCACTATAATCCTGCAAAGCTACGAATATCAGCTCCTTCCCGCCGGCGTGCGCGGGCGCTGCGTCTCGCTGATAACGGTCGCCTACAGCCTTCCGGCGCTGATAGTCGTGCCGCCGATGGAATATCTGATACGGAGCGGGCATTACAACATGTACGCCGCGACATTCCCGTTCATCGCGGCGCTCGGCCTCTACACCGTGATGAAGCTGCCGAAGACGGGAGGCTCTGCCGCTCCGGCGAAAAGCGCGCCGGAAGAAAAGGTTTCGTACCTTTGGCTGCTGCGCTCGCCTCAGGTGCTCTTTTTCGCGCTGTCCGCCGCGCTCTTCGCCTTCACCGACGCCGGACAGCTCCGCTTCGTGCAGCTCGCCGGCGAACGCGGCCCAGCCGCCTCGTATTTCTTCAGCGTCTCGGCATGCACCGCGATGATATTCCGCCTATCGTGCGGCAAGCTCGTGGACAAGCTGCCGCGCAAGGTATGCGCCCCGGCCTCTACTCTGCTGACGGCCGGAATGATGTTCGCGGCGGCCTTCGCCTCAAGCCCGCGCGCCTTCATGCTCTGCGGCTTTATATTCGGCCTCGGCATGGGCTTCGGTTATCCTGCCTTCATGTGCCTGACTCTCGACATAGGAGGCCGCCGCTCAGCCGTGACGACGCTCGCCGTCGTCTTCGGCTTCATCTACTCGCTGCAGTCCTTCGTCTGTCCGATATTCCTCCAGCAGGTCATCAACATCGCCGGCAGCGTGACGTGGGCCTACCGCGCCATGTACGGGACGGTGATACTGCTCGCCGCAGTCATCGTCTACTTCAGCCCGAGGGTTTACAGGGACTTATAA
- a CDS encoding GntR family transcriptional regulator: MRDAEAEERAYSEILHAIVRQRYMPGDRLTEAKVAEDLNMSRTPVRGALKKMAACGMLEYVKNIGCRVPVLTPYDMESVFQTREILESKAAALATMRATNVEVENLFKLLEEEKDYYRKGDVASYAGVNERIHLGVGMLSKNAYVERYLSQCYWRSELYIFFFDRFYDKGAIPTRKKLWDPSESKSCREHDALVEAIASGKAEAAASVMSEHIKSTYLSLTRREWV, encoded by the coding sequence TTGAGAGACGCCGAGGCAGAAGAAAGGGCCTATTCCGAAATACTGCACGCAATAGTGAGACAAAGGTATATGCCTGGCGACAGGCTCACCGAGGCCAAGGTCGCGGAGGATCTTAACATGAGCCGCACGCCGGTGCGCGGCGCTCTGAAAAAAATGGCAGCGTGCGGAATGCTGGAGTACGTCAAAAATATCGGCTGCCGTGTGCCGGTGCTGACTCCCTACGATATGGAGAGCGTCTTCCAGACGCGCGAGATTCTCGAATCGAAGGCAGCGGCGCTCGCTACGATGCGGGCGACGAACGTCGAAGTGGAGAATCTTTTCAAGCTTCTGGAAGAGGAAAAAGATTACTACAGAAAAGGCGACGTCGCCTCCTACGCCGGGGTGAACGAGCGCATCCACCTCGGCGTAGGGATGCTGTCTAAGAACGCCTACGTCGAGCGCTATCTTTCGCAGTGCTACTGGCGTTCGGAACTTTATATCTTCTTCTTCGACCGCTTTTACGACAAGGGCGCCATCCCGACGAGGAAAAAGCTTTGGGACCCGTCCGAGTCGAAAAGCTGCCGCGAGCACGACGCGCTGGTTGAGGCGATAGCCTCCGGCAAAGCCGAGGCCGCGGCCTCCGTCATGTCAGAGCACATCAAGTCCACATACCTGAGCCTCACGCGGCGCGAGTGGGTCTGA